A genomic segment from Pyrodictium occultum encodes:
- a CDS encoding 2-isopropylmalate synthase, which translates to MYRDVFPRGEPPRILFDGGAPRWFEPDRIAVTDTTLRDGQQGWRPITVEEGLRIYELLVELGGRGSIVSTELFLYTPRDRELARKIIEYGVEYPRPIGWIRATMNDLKLVVEAGLEETTLLTSISDYHIYYKFGVTRERAFEKYLSVVEEAMKRGIVVRCTLEDATRASLEKNVLPFVERLMRLSERYGVDFRVKVADTLGLGLPFPEVPPPRGVPALVSALREAGLRADQIEFHGHNDLGLVVANHLAAWIYGAGLSNCTLLGIGERAGNCPLEVMLLHYAGLTGRLDRVNLKALPRVVETLEAMGYQVPEYQPLVGRNAFRTKAGVHIDGLLKNPEVYLPFDPAIVGRKAEVAVTAYGGRAAVLMWLRSRLPREAAERLSKNDPRVEAVYREVVRVFDESGRHTPLSDEEMERIAARYFPELGGRD; encoded by the coding sequence TTGTACCGGGACGTATTCCCCCGGGGGGAGCCTCCTCGAATACTGTTCGATGGCGGGGCTCCCCGCTGGTTTGAGCCGGACCGGATAGCCGTCACCGATACCACGCTGAGGGATGGGCAGCAGGGCTGGAGGCCGATAACCGTCGAGGAGGGGCTGAGGATATATGAGCTGCTCGTCGAGCTCGGCGGCCGCGGCTCGATAGTGTCCACCGAGCTGTTCCTCTACACGCCTAGGGACCGGGAGCTGGCCAGGAAGATAATAGAGTATGGCGTCGAGTACCCGAGGCCCATAGGCTGGATAAGGGCCACTATGAACGACCTGAAGCTGGTCGTGGAGGCAGGTCTTGAGGAGACGACGCTACTTACTAGTATAAGCGACTACCACATCTACTACAAGTTCGGCGTTACAAGGGAGAGGGCGTTCGAGAAGTATCTCTCGGTCGTCGAGGAGGCTATGAAGCGGGGCATAGTGGTGCGCTGCACACTGGAGGACGCTACAAGGGCCAGCCTCGAGAAGAACGTACTGCCCTTCGTGGAGAGGCTTATGAGGCTCAGCGAGCGCTACGGTGTGGACTTCCGCGTGAAGGTGGCCGACACCCTGGGCCTGGGGCTCCCCTTCCCGGAGGTCCCGCCTCCACGCGGCGTGCCTGCCCTGGTGTCGGCGCTGCGGGAGGCCGGGCTACGGGCCGACCAGATAGAGTTTCATGGCCACAACGATCTGGGCCTTGTTGTGGCGAACCACCTGGCTGCCTGGATCTACGGGGCGGGGCTGAGCAACTGCACACTGCTAGGTATAGGGGAGAGGGCTGGGAACTGCCCGCTCGAGGTGATGCTGCTCCACTACGCCGGGCTCACCGGCCGCCTCGACAGGGTGAACCTCAAGGCGCTCCCCAGGGTGGTGGAGACGCTGGAGGCGATGGGCTATCAGGTACCCGAGTACCAGCCGCTGGTCGGGAGGAACGCCTTCCGCACCAAGGCGGGGGTGCATATAGACGGGCTGCTGAAGAACCCGGAGGTCTACCTCCCCTTCGACCCCGCCATAGTGGGGAGGAAGGCCGAGGTGGCGGTCACCGCCTACGGGGGCCGCGCGGCGGTCCTCATGTGGCTCCGCAGCAGGCTCCCCAGGGAGGCCGCCGAGCGGCTGAGCAAGAACGATCCCAGGGTGGAGGCGGTCTATAGGGAGGTTGTGAGGGTGTTTGATGAGAGCGGCCGCCACACGCCGCTCAGCGACGAGGAAATGGAGAGGATTGCCGCACGCTACTTCCCGGAGCTAGGGGGCCGGGACTAG
- a CDS encoding 3-isopropylmalate dehydratase large subunit — MGSGLTLTEKLFKGKLGRVPERGEIAVVPVDLVYAHDGTFTLALEVMKKTQLLDRIFDPDKVALFIDHAAPPPTVAAAMVHEVMRRFARERGVRFYDVGTGICHQVVADEALARPGMFIVGADSHTVTGGAFAAFATGVGSTDAAVAMATGKIWLRVPEQVRVRLSGEPPGYIMGKDIVLSIIGKVGSDGMIYKAAEFQGEGLKSISMDSRMTISNMSVEMGAKVGLFPSDDVTVEWFRGVHGLEVPRLEPDPGADYDDELEVELPSLEPVVAAPPNVDNVKPVREVEGVEVNQVFIGSCTNGRYEDYVAAARILKGRRVKEGVRCIAIPASRKVYERLLRNGVIDILVKAGCFVAFGTCGPCIGAHLGLLGEGEVAVSTSNRNFPGRMGHKDSRIYLASPATAAAAAATGRITDPRELLPPDARLMVVDPSYSYKP; from the coding sequence TTGGGCAGCGGTCTAACCCTCACCGAGAAGCTGTTCAAGGGCAAGCTCGGCAGGGTGCCCGAGAGGGGAGAGATAGCAGTAGTCCCGGTGGACCTTGTCTACGCCCATGACGGCACCTTCACACTGGCCCTGGAGGTCATGAAGAAGACGCAGCTGCTCGACAGGATATTCGACCCGGATAAGGTGGCGCTCTTCATAGACCATGCAGCGCCGCCGCCGACTGTGGCGGCCGCAATGGTCCACGAGGTGATGCGGAGGTTCGCCAGGGAGCGCGGCGTGAGGTTCTACGACGTCGGCACCGGGATATGCCACCAGGTGGTCGCGGACGAGGCGCTGGCGCGGCCGGGCATGTTCATCGTCGGCGCTGACAGCCACACGGTGACCGGGGGCGCTTTCGCAGCCTTCGCCACGGGTGTGGGGAGCACGGACGCGGCTGTAGCCATGGCTACTGGGAAGATATGGCTCCGTGTCCCCGAGCAGGTGCGGGTCCGGCTCTCAGGCGAGCCTCCCGGCTACATAATGGGCAAGGATATCGTGCTCAGCATTATAGGCAAGGTGGGCTCCGACGGCATGATATACAAGGCCGCGGAGTTCCAGGGCGAGGGGCTCAAGAGTATATCGATGGACTCGAGGATGACTATAAGCAACATGTCCGTTGAGATGGGGGCTAAGGTGGGCCTCTTCCCCTCCGACGACGTCACGGTGGAGTGGTTCCGCGGTGTCCACGGCCTAGAGGTGCCTAGGCTGGAGCCCGACCCCGGCGCCGACTACGACGACGAGCTGGAGGTGGAGCTGCCTAGCCTGGAGCCCGTGGTGGCGGCGCCACCGAACGTGGACAACGTAAAGCCCGTGAGGGAGGTTGAGGGTGTCGAGGTCAACCAGGTGTTCATAGGGAGCTGCACCAACGGCCGCTACGAGGACTACGTGGCGGCCGCGAGGATACTGAAGGGCCGGAGAGTGAAGGAGGGGGTGCGCTGCATAGCCATACCCGCGTCCAGGAAGGTCTACGAGAGACTCCTCCGCAACGGGGTCATAGACATACTGGTCAAGGCGGGCTGCTTCGTAGCCTTCGGCACCTGCGGCCCCTGCATAGGCGCCCACCTGGGCCTCCTCGGCGAGGGCGAGGTGGCGGTATCGACGAGCAACAGGAACTTCCCAGGCCGCATGGGCCACAAGGACTCAAGGATATACCTGGCCAGCCCCGCCACGGCGGCCGCGGCGGCGGCGACGGGGAGGATAACCGACCCCCGCGAGCTGCTGCCCCCGGACGCAAGGCTCATGGTTGTTGACCCTAGCTACAGCTACAAGCCCTAA
- a CDS encoding 3-isopropylmalate dehydratase, producing MARVIRGRAWVLGDNISTDHIISGKYKFAKINRLEDMLPYVLEEVIPGFYKKLRPGDVIVAGRGFGYGSSREHAPRLLKLAGVGAVLAKSFHRIFYRNSINIGLPVIVVRKLPDVTRQGDKVEVDLEAGVARNLTRGVEERFQPPPARLLEILEAGGIVEYIRKTGRLPW from the coding sequence ATGGCCCGGGTCATACGTGGGAGGGCGTGGGTCCTCGGGGACAATATAAGCACGGACCACATAATAAGCGGGAAGTACAAGTTCGCTAAGATAAATAGGCTAGAGGACATGCTGCCCTACGTGTTGGAGGAGGTCATACCAGGCTTCTACAAGAAGCTCAGGCCCGGCGACGTGATTGTGGCGGGCCGGGGCTTCGGCTACGGCAGCAGCAGGGAGCACGCGCCGAGGCTCCTCAAACTAGCCGGCGTAGGAGCGGTGCTCGCCAAGAGCTTCCACAGGATATTCTACAGGAACTCGATAAACATAGGCCTCCCGGTGATAGTGGTCAGGAAGCTGCCCGACGTGACCAGGCAGGGCGACAAGGTGGAGGTGGACCTGGAGGCGGGCGTGGCGAGGAACCTCACCAGGGGGGTGGAGGAGAGGTTCCAGCCCCCGCCGGCCAGGCTCCTAGAGATACTCGAGGCCGGGGGCATAGTGGAGTACATACGGAAGACCGGCAGGCTCCCCTGGTGA
- a CDS encoding isocitrate/isopropylmalate dehydrogenase family protein: MPRRYHVVVIPGDGIGPEVVAAARRVIEPLGFFELEELEAGLAYYKRTGRPYPDDFLDRLRAADAVLKGPLATPVGPGGYRSINVFIRQSLDLYANLRPCRGYPGVSPRVFNMVIVRENTEGLYTGIEGSFRDQAVALKIVTRRGSERIARFALDYASRKGYRRITAVHKANILKLSDGLFLEAFRELAREYPGIEADDMIVDAAAYNMARTPERFQVIVTLNLYGDILSDLAAGLAGSLGLCGSGQIGERYAVFEPVHGAGFDIAGKGVANPVAAIHAARLMMEHLAERHGDRRLAEAAEKLDQAVEKTLVEDRVLTPDLGGTAKTMDVAENVARRLGEML, from the coding sequence ATGCCACGCCGCTACCACGTGGTGGTCATACCCGGCGACGGGATAGGCCCGGAGGTCGTAGCGGCCGCCCGCCGGGTGATAGAGCCCCTCGGCTTCTTCGAGCTAGAGGAGCTGGAGGCGGGGCTAGCCTACTACAAGCGGACAGGCCGGCCATACCCCGACGACTTCCTCGACCGGCTACGCGCCGCCGACGCGGTGCTGAAGGGGCCCCTCGCAACCCCCGTGGGCCCTGGGGGCTACAGGAGCATCAACGTCTTCATCAGGCAGAGCCTGGACCTCTACGCCAACCTTAGGCCCTGCCGCGGCTACCCCGGCGTCTCCCCCAGAGTGTTCAACATGGTTATAGTGAGAGAGAACACCGAGGGCCTCTACACCGGGATCGAGGGCTCGTTCCGCGACCAGGCGGTGGCGCTGAAGATAGTGACGCGCAGGGGCTCCGAGAGGATAGCGAGGTTCGCCCTTGACTACGCGTCTAGGAAGGGCTACAGGAGGATCACAGCAGTCCACAAGGCCAACATACTCAAGCTGAGCGACGGCCTCTTCCTCGAGGCCTTCCGGGAGCTGGCCAGGGAGTACCCGGGGATAGAGGCGGACGACATGATAGTCGACGCCGCAGCCTACAACATGGCGCGGACGCCGGAGCGCTTCCAGGTAATAGTGACCCTCAACCTGTACGGCGACATACTCAGCGACCTCGCCGCGGGGCTCGCCGGCAGCCTGGGGCTATGCGGCTCCGGCCAGATAGGGGAGCGCTACGCCGTCTTCGAGCCGGTCCATGGGGCGGGCTTCGACATAGCCGGTAAGGGGGTGGCGAACCCCGTGGCGGCAATCCACGCCGCCCGGCTCATGATGGAGCACCTGGCCGAGAGGCACGGCGACCGGAGGCTGGCGGAGGCGGCTGAGAAGCTGGACCAGGCGGTGGAGAAGACGCTGGTCGAGGACCGCGTGCTCACTCCGGACCTAGGCGGCACAGCCAAGACGATGGATGTGGCCGAGAACGTGGCCCGAAGGCTTGGAGAGATGCTCTAG
- a CDS encoding glycerophosphodiester phosphodiesterase, whose protein sequence is MLGAVHPILEALGRRPFAVVGHRGAKGLAPENTLAALRRAVEAGADIAEFDMQVTADGRVVASHDPVIKGVDDRTLNVRKASLDEVKAVDLGGGEHPPTLEELLAEARGRILLFLEVKEPGDTGRVLEVVRREKAVDMVALISFHDEALLEARRLEPGLPTGIVYFKPPGRILDCRRLGCRIVLPRYPLATEKAAALAHRLGLRVVAWTVNEERWILELARRGVDGIATDYPDMAAAVRSRLAAGQAG, encoded by the coding sequence GTGCTTGGCGCTGTGCACCCCATCCTAGAGGCTCTGGGCCGCCGGCCCTTCGCCGTGGTGGGCCACCGTGGGGCGAAGGGCCTGGCGCCCGAGAACACGCTGGCGGCGCTCCGCAGGGCGGTGGAGGCCGGGGCTGATATAGCGGAGTTCGACATGCAGGTCACGGCTGATGGCCGCGTCGTGGCCTCCCACGACCCGGTTATCAAGGGCGTCGACGACAGGACCCTGAACGTGAGGAAGGCCAGCCTGGACGAGGTCAAGGCGGTGGACCTGGGCGGAGGCGAGCATCCGCCGACCCTGGAGGAGCTGCTGGCCGAGGCTCGTGGCAGGATCCTCCTCTTCCTGGAGGTCAAGGAGCCCGGGGACACGGGGCGCGTGCTGGAGGTGGTGAGGAGGGAGAAGGCGGTGGACATGGTGGCGCTGATAAGCTTCCACGACGAGGCCCTCCTCGAGGCCAGGAGGCTGGAGCCGGGGCTGCCCACGGGGATAGTCTACTTCAAGCCCCCGGGCAGGATCCTCGACTGCCGCAGGCTGGGCTGCAGGATAGTCCTCCCCCGCTACCCCCTGGCCACGGAGAAGGCTGCGGCCCTCGCCCACCGCCTCGGCCTTCGCGTCGTAGCCTGGACGGTGAACGAGGAGCGCTGGATCCTAGAGCTGGCCCGCCGCGGGGTGGACGGGATAGCCACCGACTACCCAGACATGGCGGCAGCTGTGAGAAGCCGGCTGGCCGCCGGGCAGGCGGGGTAG